ACCTCGCGCAGTATGAACTTGAGGAGATGGCTCGGGTCGCGGTTCATGGCCTCGGCTATGTCCACGAAGTTCTCGATTATAGTCCTGTTTCCGGCTATCGTGACCTGGGCCGGCGGGACCTCGAAACGGGAAGTGTGATGCTTGACGTTCTCCGGGAGTTCATCGTAAGCCTTGTCTAGGAGTCCTTCGAAATCGTAAAAGTCAACCTTCTTCTCGCTCATGCTCTCACCTCCATCTTAACTATCCAAGGGCGTTTATAACCTTTTGGCGTGGCGGTGAGGGGGTGAAAAGAAAAAGCCATCAGAGCACCCTGTAGAAGCCGGCCCTCGGCTCGTATATTCTGGCGTCCCTCTTGAGGTCTTCGATCAGCTTTTTAACGTCCTTCTCCGTGCCGATTCCCGCCTGCTTCGCCGCCTCAAGTACCTTCTCCTCCGGCGCTCCGAATTCACCCTCCCCTTCGAGGTTCTTTATGATGTCGATGAGCCTGTCTATCTTGTTTATCTTCTTGGAGCTCTTGCCCACCTCAAGGATCGATATGTCCAGCGTTCCCTCCTCGTCGGTTGCGATCTTCCTTATCATGTCCTCGATTATCTGGATTGCCGCCCTCGCGTCCTCCCTCGTGACGGTTTCGCTGAGCCTCATCCTAGCGTGGGCCTCGCTCAGACGGATAAGCGCCTCCAGCTGTCTGGCAGTGACCGGAATCGGCTGGACTCCTTCCTCCTCGCCGGAGCGCTTGAAGCCCTTCCTCATCTTGACGTAGTAGCGCTTTATCTCGTCCATGGCTTCCCTGCTGAGAACGGGGTGGACGTTCTTCCTCGCGTAGGCTATGTACTTCTTGAGGAGGTCGTAGGGTATCTTCGGTGTTACCGCCTCGGCCTCTCCCCTCCTCACCTTGAGGATGTGCTCCGCTATGCTGGCGTCGATCTTCTCGTCCGGCTCATCTAAGAGGAGGAATATGAGGTCGAAACGGCTGAGCAAAGTAGGTGGAAGGTCGAGCTGCTCCGGAAGGCTCTTATGGCGGTTGAAGCGCCCGTACTTCGGGTTTGCGGCCGCTATGACGGTGGTTCTGGAGTTTAGGGTCGCCGTGATGCCCGCCTTACTGATACTGATGCTTTGCTGCTCCAGTGCTTCATGTATAGCGCTCCTGTCGCGGTCGCTCATTTTGTCGAACTCGTCGATTAGAGCGAACCCGCCGTCTGCGAGAACGAGGACACCCGCTTCGAGAACCCAGGAACCGGTGAACTCGTCGCGGACTGCTGCCGCAGTGTTGTGGACGACGAAACCGTTGGCTATGAAGCTGTGTGAACCTTCGACGGTGAGGTCGTAGACGTACTCATAAGGAGATTCCATTTCACGTTTGGAAACCTTAACTGGCCCCTTTTCAGTGATAACCTCTCCATTGATGTTTCTGGCCTCTATCCATCCATTGGGAGTTAGGAGCTTGGTCTCGGGAGTTACTACAATGTTCAGCCCATTTCCAGTTATCTTTATCAGTTTCTCCGGAGCCTTAAGCTTCCACAGTCTAAGGACTTTCCTGTTCCCGTCTTGAGTCTTGACGTAAAGTCCAAGCTTTTCAGCATCAACGCTCTTATAATCCTGAACTTTTTCTGGTATGACTTTCTCAACTAGCTCACCTATTTTGAGCTGTCCAAAGTTGGTTCTGATTATTGAATCGGGTGCAACGCAGAGACCTGCGGCGCTGGAGCTCTTTCCACTCGTATAGATTGCCCTCGGGGCCAGATTGGCGACGTAGCGGAGAATTTGGCTGTTGTGGACAAAGATGTCGTTCGCTATGAAGTTGTGATGCTCTGGAACCTGAAGGTCATAGACCCACAGGTGCTCTGGTGTGTATTCCTCTACCTCTTCCACTCTGTCCCAGAATATATCTGAGTCGGCGAGGAGTTCGAGGAGTTTAACCTCCTCTGAGTTAGGCAAGCGGGTTTTGAGAGTTTGGGCTATAACCATAAGCTTTTCTCTGCTAGGTAGCCTGTCTCCCCGTTCATAATGAAGGTATGTGGAGCGGTTTATTCCCATCTCTCTTTGGGTAAGCCCTGCTCTCATCCTAGTTTCCCTTAGGACTTTGCCGACGCCAGGAATGACGTCAACGTTCGTGTTGGGTTTGATGTTCCGAGTCACTTCCCTGAGAACTTCCATCTTTCTCTGGAGTCCAAATCCGATGACATCTCTGAACTTTACTGCATCCTCCCCGGTTATGAAAAGACGGTAGTAGCTCTTTTTCTTCTTCATCTTCCCGTTTGTTGCTTTACTCACAGTCTCGTGGAACTGAGACTTGATGTCGAACCGCAATAGCAGGTGTTGTATGCCCTTTAGGAGGTCTCTTGACGCGGAAACAACCGTTATCTTTGGCCTTCTTCTATCGACGGTTCCTTCGGCATCAAAGTATCCTCTGAGAAAGGCCTTTATATCGACGTTCCTGGCACTAAATAGTTGAGGTGGAACTTTTTTCTTCGCGGAGGTCTCTGATATACCGAGCCATTCAAGGAGGCTGTAAAGCTCAACACTGGATGCATAAACCTCCCCTGCAGTCTTTCCTTTATGCGACCTTCTCACAGCTGGGCTAAGTCCAATCTTGCTTAGGTATTCGCGAACCTTTTCTATCAGCTCTTCCGCGTTGTTTGTGAAGTAAAGGGTCGCACTACCACCGCGTTTCTGGGCGTAGCCTTCTCCAGTGATCAGCCCAATAACGTACCAGAACTCTTCATCCGCAAACTCTGGAAGCTTCAATCTGCTCTTTGCAGTTTTTGGTTTTTTGATGGGTGCCTCTTTGAGGTTTACTAGTTTTCCAGGTGCGGGGATAACTCTTGGAACTGCAATGAAGTCCCCAACCCTCAGCTCTTCCGCTTTCCTGATTTTAAAGACTCCCTCCTCAAAGACAAAGAACGGGTGCGTGGGTGTTACCCTTATCTCCCTTCCACTCGCGGTCTTTATCCTGAACATTCTCTCCGGAGCGGTTCTCTTCCACGCGATGTTGGCTTTGACTTTTCTAACCTTAAGCGTTGAAGCGTCGAGTGCATAGAGTTCAAGGTCTATGGGTGCGTAATAGCCATCATCAACGATTCCAAGAGTCCCGTTTTTCTTGGCAGTTTCTATAGCTCCATCAACAAGCTCTCCAATTGGTTTAATACTTCCATCCGCCAGCACGACTTTTGTGTCGTAGTCAACGCACTTTGCCACACCCGGATCTCCAACGAGCAAAACATGGCTCTCTCCCCTCAGCTTCGTCCCGTCCGGCAGCGTTCTCTGGACTCCACCGAAGAGCGCCAGGGCTATGCCCTTCTTCACAGTCTTGTGCCCCCAGATTGCAGGGGCTATGGAATCGACTATCGCATCCACTATATCCTTCCTCTTCGCCAGCTCTCGTATCTTCTGCTCGTCCTCCGGCGAAATCTCCAGCTCCTCTATCTCCTTGCTGAGCTGCTCTATGTGGTTGACCTCGAGGACCTTCTTGAAGATCGGCCTCTTGTCCTTCTGTTCGAGGATGACGCGGAGAATTCCCGTTACGAGAACCCTATCGCCGGGCAGGGCGGTGTCAACCATGTCGTCAAGCAAAATTGCATCTACAAAGCGCGGCATCTGACCGCCTTTCAAACTCTCCGGTCTGTCCTGAAGGCGGAAGCTCTGGAAGTTTATGAAGCGGCTCTTCTCCACATCGAGATCGATGTTCCTTGAGCCACAGGCATCGCACTTCGCCGGTTTGACGAGGTTCTCGTAGGGCCTCTGGAGGCGTACCATCTCGTTTCCGCAGTCCTTGCACACGAAGACTGCCTTCTCCACGAAGGGCTTGACCTCACTAACGCGGGTGATTATGCCCTCAACCTGGATGAGCCTGTTTATGTGCTCGCTTCCGAGTTCCTTGACGAGGAGGGTATGTGGGAGGTTGAAGAAGCGGGCGTGGACCTTGAACTCCTCCTCCTTGAGGAGCGGCGGCTCGCGGAGGACTATCTGTATCGCATCCTCGGCGGCGAGAATGCTCTCCTCGGGGTTCTCCAGAAGCTCGGCGGCGAGCTCCGGGTCGAAGGAGTTGAGGTGCGTCCAGTCTATAGAGAGCGAGCGCTTCGGGGTGAGCGTTAAAAGGTCCTTCAGCTTGTTGAGGTAGACCTCTCTCCCCTCGTCGTCGACGTATTCTCTCAAAAACCTCGCGTACCTCTCTATCATATCTTCCCTGTCCATCAGTCCTCACCGAGCCATTCGTTCCTTATTTTAGAGAGCTGCAGGTATACCCTCCTCTCCTCCGGGGAAAGACGGGAGAGCAGTTCGAGGCTGTTGGGGCGGAGCATTACGGCCTTCAGAATCTTGTTGAAGCGGATGGTCTTGAGGTGCTCGGTCTTCTTCTTCAGGTTGGCGAGCTTGGTCAGCTTGACGTTTATGGTCTCGATGCTCTCCCCGGCGTTCAGCCTCACGTAGTTCTCAAGGTAGTACATGTAGAAAGCCGCCCTCTCGTAGAGACCCGCCGGGAGGGGCATCAGCGGCTCGTTGGAGCGCTCCTCGGCTATGGCCCTGTCTATCTCGCCTATGACCTTGTCGGTTTCATCTATGACGTCAACCACCCTCGCTTCCCACAGTTCCTTGGCCTTCCAGTCCTCTATGAGCACTATATCTCCAGCCTTCCAGTCTCCAAAGGGCTGGAGGATTTTAACCGGCACGACGGCCCTCCCTGTGAACATGACATCACCCTCTCGAATATACCCCTACATTACCATGCTCTTAAACTTATCCGATGGGGACGGATAAGCCTATAAGTCCAGCCGTCGTATTAATCGCAGGTGAGAGCATGCTGATAGGGATAATGAGCGACACCCATGACAACCTTCCGGCAATAAGGAAAGCCGTCGATCTCTTCAATCGTGAAAACGTCGAGCTGGTCATCCACGCCGGCGATTACGTCGCTCCATTCGTTGCGTGGGAGCTTAAAAAACTCAGGGCCCCGCTCAAGGGCGTCTTCGGCAACAACGACGGCGAGAGAAAGGGCCTCTACGAGGCGCTGGGAATATACGATGAGATACTTGAGCTGGAGGCGGACGGCATGAAGATAGCCGTCACCCACGGCACTGACGAGAGGATAGTCAGGGCACTGGCAAGGAGCAAGCTCTACGACGTCGTTGTCGTCGGCCACACCCACCGCTACGAGATAAGGGAGGAGGGCAGGACCATACTAGTAAATCCGGGCGAGGTCTGCGGCTACGTTACCGGAGTGAAGAGCGTCGCTCTGCTCGACACCCGGAAGAGGGAAGTCCGGATAGTGAACATCGAAACTGGGGAGTTGCTCGGGGCAATGAGCCTCTGATGGCATTTCGCTCCTTTTACTTCTGCGCTCAAATCAACGCGCTTCCGGCGGTGGATATGGGGGACATACTCGTTCCGAAGGAGAGGCGCGACGCGGTCGTCCTCATAGGCGTCGACGGCTCGGAGAACGTCGAGTTCATAAAGGTCTACGCGGTCAGCGAGGAGGTTGCCAAGCAGACCCTTGAGGAGTTCTTCAGCGCGAAGGGCCTCTTCCCCTCTGACTACAGGCTCGTCAGCAGGGGCAGCGAGGAAGTTGGGGAGAGAAGCGCCATAACGACGAGGAGCGAGTCCTCCCTCGGTGCTGCCCTGGCCAGGCTGGGTCTCAAACTGCTCTCAAACGGCGTCCTCTACCTCGACGGCGTCGAGAGGCTCTACCAGTTCACCCTCGTGAGCGAGACCCTCTACGAGAGGATAACTGCCGAGAAAAAAGCCCCTGAATCCTACGACGGCGAATCTCTAACCGCGGAGGAGATCCTCTCCCTCGGCGTTGATGTCCTCGTGGAGAACCTCAGCGGGATGGATCTCTCCAAACTCCTGCCTGAAAAAGCCCTCCTGCTCAGGGAGCCGACCATTGAGAGGGTCGCCGAGCTTCTGGCGGAGGAGAGGGATTACCCTGTGGTTGTGGAGACCAGGGATGCGGGGAAATACGAATTCCTCGACTTCCCCATTATCCTGAGGCTCCCTCCCCTTTCTCCGGAGGAGTTCGCCCAGAAACTCTCCGAAAGACTCGGCTTCGAGGTTTCCCCCGGCCACTTCCTCGACTATCCGGCGGAAAAGCTCAACATGCGGAACGTCGAGGCACTGGCCAGGCTCGTTGGGGCGCTCATTGAAAAGAGGGGCCTGTCGGCTGGGGAGGCCCTCTCCATCGCGGTGAGGCTCAACCTCGGAGAGCTTTGAAATATTTGACCACCATGGCTTTGAAGTCAGGGTTGTGCTTTCCGAGAGCGGCGTTTATCAGCTCCCTCAGCTTCCCGTCCTCGGTCAGATAGCCGAGGAGCAGGCCCTCGTCCACGGTGAGTTCCCCCAGAAAACCCGCCTTCTCAAGGAAATCTGCCCTGCTGGTGGCGCTTGTATGGAGTTCCAATACCCTCTCCAGGTACGGCCTGACTTTTTCTGCCCTCCTCTCGAACTCCAGCCAGTCTACGGCGAGCCTATCACCCGGCGAGACGTGCCTCCCGGGGCTTTCCAGGTAGGGTCTCAGGGCTTCTCCGAGCTTCGAGTTCAGGAGCTTCCCCCTGAACGTCTCGAGAGAATCATAATCGTTGCCCAGCCTCTTCTTGTCAACGAGGTCAAGGGAGTCGAAGAGCGCTATCCCGGTCAGGTAGCAGAGGGCCGCAAATGGAATCCTTGGGAGGGTGATAGCATCACGGGTTATCCTAACGGTGTTTCCGGCCCTTCTCTCCTTCCCTTCCAGGAGCATTCCGAGTGGATAGGTCAGGCTTTTAACGCAGAACTCCAGCTCGTCCATACCCTCACCGTTAAGCCCTACGGCCGCGAAAGTAAAAGCCTTTCGGCAAGCTTTTTAGTTTTCCCGCCGGAACCTTGACAGGTGAGATGATGGGGTGGGTTGAGATAGACGGCTCCTACGGTGAGGGTGGCGGACAGATACTCAGGACGGCCGTCGCGCTGTCGGTCATCACCGGAAAGGCCGTCAGGATAACCAGGATCAGGGCCAACCGTCCCAATCCAGGTCTGAGGCCCCAGCACCTCCACGGGATCCTCGCTTTGAAGGAGCTAAGCGGCGCGAGGGTTAATGGTGCTCAGGTTGGCTCAACAAAGCTTGAATTCATTCCAGGAAAATCGAGGCCGAGGCACATTCGCGTGCCCATAAAGACCGCCGGCAGTATCACCCTTGTTCTCCAAGCCCTTCTGCCGGCAATGGCCTTCGTTGGCGGAAGTTTTGAGGTAACGGGCGGGACTGACGTCCCATGGAGTCCGCCGGTGGATTACCTTAAGCACGTAACCCTTCACGCCCTTAAGAGGATGGGCCTCAACGCGGACATCGAGGTTAAGCGCCGCGGTCACTACCCGAGGGGCGGCGGGCTTGTTGTTGGTGAAGTCAAACCTTGGGAGAAGAAACGGCCGCTCGTTGCTCTGGAGTGGGAGAGGATAGAGCGCTTTGCCGGGATAAGCCACGCGACCAACCTCCCGGCTCATGTCGCCGAGAGGCAGGCTAAAGCCGCTGAAGAGAGGATTAGGGAGCTGTACAACGTCCCAGTTGAAATAGAAACCGAGGTATCGCGCTCGCTCGGCCCGGGGAGCGGCATAGTGGTGTGGGCAGAGACGGACAAACTTAGGCTCGGTGGCGATGCTTTAGGAAAGCGGGGCAAGCCCGCAGAGGTTGTAGGAAGGGAAGCGGCGGATGAACTTCTGGAGGCGCTGACGACGAGGGCAGCCGTTGATAGGTTCCTCGGTGACCAGCTGATCCCCTTCCTGGCCTTCGCCGGCGGCGAGATAAAGGTGGCCGAGATAACTAACCACCTGATCACGAACGTCTGGGTGGTGGAGCGGTTCCTCGGGAAGGTGTTTGAGGTGGAGGGGGAGATAGGGGCGCCCGGAACGGTGAGGGTGATTAGAAAAGCTGAGGTTTAGCGAAGGGGTTAAATATCGGAAGGTCCAACCTCAAAGTGGGTGCGAAGATGGAGGGTATTGAGTACATCTACGACAAGCACGGCAGGATAAAAGGGGTTATAGTGCCTCCGGAGCTGTGGGAGAAGGTGAGGGAGAAAATCTTCGAGCCCTCAAAGTACAGAGGGATTTACAAGGGGAGAAAAGACCTCAAAAAGAGCCTCCGGGAGCTGAGGGACGAATGGGAGAGGGATTTCTGATAGACACGAACGTTCTCATCTACTACCTCGCCGATGCCATTCCTGGGGAAGAGCTTCCCAGAGTGGAGGAAATTTTGAAGGAGAGCTTCAACGTCTCGATAATCACGAAAATAGAGTTTCTGGGTTGGAAAGGGCACACTCCGGAGGGATTTGAAAAGTCAAAGGAGTTCATAAGCTTTGCCCATGTAATTCCCCTTACCGAAGATATTGCTGAACTCGCAATCGAGCTTAGGAGAATGAAGAGCATAAAGCTTCCGGATGCAGTAATAGCTGCCACTGCCCTGAGATACGGCTACACCCTCGTGACGAGAAACGTTGGGGACTTCAAGGGCATTGAAGGGCTTAGAATTTACAACCCGTTTGAAAAGATTGACGGGAAGGGTTAGTCCGTTTTTGCCTCTTCATGTCGATTTTGGCGTCTACTCCCCTACCTCGACCCCGTAGACCTTCTCCGGGTTCTCCATGTGGATTTTGTAAACGTCCTCCTCCGTGAAGAGTCCATTCTGGAGGAAGGCCTTCGTTCTCTTTGGGACAGTCTTCGGTCCGAGAACCGCCCCGGGCCTTCTCTTGTCGTCTATGTAGTCGGTCTCCATCATGAAGCGGTTTCCCTGTTCTATTGCAGCTTTGATGTTCTTCCTGCTTGCTATTATGCTCGGGAAGACGCCGACCTCTTCCGCCACCTTAACCAGCGGCGGCGAGAAGTGTTTCACAACCTTGTATGGCTTTATCCCGACCTCCCTAACGTACTTCCCCAGCTCCCTGAACTTCTCCTCGTCGAAGCTCTCGGTGTGGAGCTGAACGGCGCAGTCGGCTTCCTTAGCCAGGCTCATACCATACTTCATCAGCTCGATGCTGGCGTTCCATATCTCCTCGGGGACTGGATAGTGGGGCCTGCCGATTTCACCGATACCTATAGCTTTCCCCTCGAGGCAGAGCTTCTGTGCATATTCCAAAGCCCTCATGACCTCGTTTTTGGCGTACTCTAGGCCTTTCTCCCTCGCCAGGTAGTCGAACTCAGCCGGGTGAACTCCAACCACCGCGTAGGCCTTCACTGGGGTTTCTTTGTTTATCCTCCCGACCAGCTCGATGTGGAAGTCCATCGCCTTCATGAAGTCCTCCGCCTTGAGTCCGGGGAAGCCGTAGTCGTGGGCGGTCTTGTAAACGACAACGAGGTGAGTTCCGCCCGCTCTGTGGAACTCCTTCACAGCCTCCAAAAACAGCCCGTGGTATGGGTCAACGTGGAAGTGGTCGTCCCAGATTATCATTCTCTCACCTCACGACTGGTAGACCTCGATGACCTCGTCGCCTTTAAGCTTTAGCGTCCCCTCGAGAACTAGAGCCACCTGGTCGCCCTCCACCGCGAAGTCCACTTCCCTGTTCTGGATGTATATCCCCCTGATGACAGCCACTCCACCGCCTTTAAGCTTGTATCCCGGGTAGATCGTCCCTTCCAGCACGACACCGCCGAGAACCTGTTTGCCGAGGACGTGGGTTATTCCGACAACGTGGAACTTCCCCGCTGGCTTTCTTGAGACTATCTCCACTCCCGCTTCGGGTTTGTTCTTTCCCCTGAAGAACCTCCTGAAGAGACTCACTCCCACCACCGGAGTATCTCTCTGGGGGACACCAGGATGTAGGCCTTCTGCATTGTGAGTGTGAAGACCGACTTCCTGAGTTTGATCCGTATGAGTTCCCCGTCGTCCAGCAGCTCCGCTACGGAGGTTGCTATGTCCTCCAGCATGGGGAGTGGATTGAACCTGAGGCCCTCCACGATGGAGGTCTCGATCAGGTAAACGTTTACCGCCCTTTTGTCGCCGAGCTTCCGTCTGATAAGGTTCAGGAGGGTGTACGTACTGTACGCGCTGTCCTGAAGGGCCAGGAGCCTCTCCAGGCCAAGCACGAGATGGATGTAAGGACCTTTCGTCTCCACCTTTCTGAGTTCATCCTCCAGCTTCTGCTGGTAGACGTGGGGGTCGTTTTCGAACTGTATTCTGCCTATAACGTCTCCGACCTCCTCGACGCCTCCTACCTTGATGACTTTCATGTCCTCGTTTTTCAGGGAGACCCCCATCAGTTCCAGGTGGGTGGCGTAAATCTGGAGCGTGTCGAAGATGTCCTCCACCACGAGGGGCATTCCCTTTCTCTTTGAGTAGTGGATGAACGAGTGCAGTATGAACTCCCCTCCAAATGAGGCGGAGTTTTCAATTATGGTCATGCCGCCGGGCCATATCTGCCCGAGCAGGCTATCCATGTCGTTTTTGGTCGTTAGCACGGGCTTCTTGAAAGCCTCCATCACTCCCACCCCCGTGCGTCTATGTTGACCTCTTTTCCTGCCAGCGAGAGATTGACGCTCTTCTTCACCCTGAGGTTGGCCCCGGTGTGGTAAGGTGACAGCTCGATGAGGGTCGTTGATATCCTCTCAAGCTCGGGTAGCACGTTGACGGGCAGGCTTTCCATGACCTTCCTGTTGACTATGTAGAACGCCTTTCTCCTCTTATTCCCAGTGAACCTCTGGATGGCAAGGAGAATGCGGTACACGTCGAAGGGATTCCTCACTATCAGAAATATGTTCTCAAGGCCAAGGACGAGGTTTATCGTGGGAGATGGGACCTCTTTGAACACCCTCTGGCTCGTCTCCTCGTAGTTTTTGAGGTAAATCCTCGGGTCCGAATGGAACGGAACCTTCGCCACGACCTTTCCCAGCTCGATCCGCCCCCCAGTCTTCTGGACGTACACGTCTCTGAGGTCTATGGTCAGGTTCATGAATTCCGCGTGGGTGATTATGGTGTGGAGTGTGTCAAAGTTATCATCTATGAGCAGAGCGGTTCCGGTTCTTTTTGAATAGTCCACGAAGAACCTCAGAAGAAACTCCGGTATGTACGAGGTGGTGTACTCGACCAGAACCGTTTCTCCCGGGAGAATGCGGTTCATAACTTCAGCAGCCTTTTCCCATTCCATGACTCCCACCCTTTTAGAGTTATTTTGGGAGAATATAAACATTTTGTGAGAACTCTGCGGTTTTTGTCCGAATATTCCAGAAATTTTGATGCCAAAATGTGGACAAAGGATAAGGAAAAGAATCACAGCTTCACGAGGTGCACCGAGCAGGATATGCACGGATCGAAGGCCCTTACAGTCTCCTCAAGCCTCTGTATCATGTCCCCCTCGTCTGCTTCACCGTAGAGGGCTTTGGCTTCCCTCAGCAGGCTGGCCTCTATCATGGCGTGGTTTAGTGCCGTTGGTGTTATTATATTGGAGTATGTGATTCTGCCCTCTGAATCGGTGCGGTAGTGGTGTATGAGGACTCCCCTCGGCGCCTCGACGTAGCCTATCCCTTCCCCTTCCCTTGGCTCGACCGGGACGTTCTCCCCGTTAATTCCGCGGTCTAGGAGGGTCTTCGCTATCTCTCCAGCCCTCTCAAGGGAATAGACAAGTTCTATCGCCTGTGCCAGGTTGTTATAGCTCACATAACCGGTCTCAAGCCTCTCCCGGTGCTCCTCGAAGAGCCTCTTGGCCTCGGGAGTCAGCATTTCGTTCTTCAGCAGGAGTCTCGACAGGGCACCCACGAAGAAGTCCTCCCCGTTGTAGCGGCTCTGCTTGGCGAAGCTGTAAACGAGGGAGCGTTCCTCTATTCTCTCGGTGTAGTGGAACGGTTCCTTGTCCTCGGCGATCAGCCTCTTCCCCCACAGGTAGCCGTCCGTAACGACGAAGTGCTTTACCCTTTCGCCGTATGGGTCAAGCTGGGCGAAGAGCCTCACGGCCCTCTTGGCGAGCCTCAGGAGAGCCTCGCTCTGCCTCTCAACCTCCTCCAGTCCCTCCTGCGTGGGATACCTCCCAAAGCCGCCGGGTTTAACGTTTATGCCGTGTATCTCCCTTCCGCCTATAAGTTCTCTCAGCCTGTTCCCGAAGGCCTTCAGAGCCAGCCCCTCCTTCACAAGCTCGCCGTGTTTCGTGGCCATCCTTATTGCGTCCGGATATCCAAAGACGTCGGGGGCGACGAGCAGATACAGGTGCAGCGCGTGGCTCTCAAGGAACTCCCCGATGAGGCCCAGCTCCCTCAACAGCTGAATCTCCTCTGGAACCTCAACTCCGAAGGCCCTCTCTATCCCCATGACCGATGCGACGCTGTGGGCTAAATAGCAGATGGCGCATATCCTGGCCTCTAAATCCGGAACGTCGTAGTAGTGCCTCCCGAGGGTCAGCAGCTCAAAGAAACGCGGCCCTTCGACTATCTTGAGCCTCACGTCCTTAACATCACCGTCCTCTATCACTATCTCCGCCTTACCGTTCCCCTCCACTCTGGCGAACTCCCTCAGCTCGATTATCATGGCTCCCACCTCGCGAAGGTCTTGAACTTCCTAACGATGTAGTCGTCATCGTAGCCCTTGCCCTTGAGTATCTCGTACTCGCTCGCTGGATTCACCTCGCCCGGTAGCGGGCCCCTGCAACCGATGCACCCGAGGCCGGACTTTATGCAGACCGCGTTGCAGCCTCCAAGGGTTATCGGCCCGAGGCAGGGGAGGTCTTTCTTTACCAAAACGCACTCGTACTCGTTGAGCTTGCACTCAACACAGACCGGGTAATCAGGCCTGACCGGATCGATTCCCTTCGCTATGTCCATGAGGGCCTGGTAGAGTTCGTTCTTGTCGTAGGGACAGCCTGGGATTGCCAGATCTACGGCAACGTACTCAACGACCGGCTTCGAGTCAAGGGCCTTCATCGGGTTGCCCTCGTCCCCGTAAACAGCCTTCAGCTTCTCCCTTATGGGCAGCTCGACACTCGCCTGGACGTCGCCGTGGGTGGCACACGTCCCCAGGGCTATAAGATAG
This window of the Thermococcus siculi genome carries:
- the shyD gene encoding NAD(P)-dependent hydrogenase/sulfhydrogenase 2 subunit delta, encoding MMGKLKLGVFELTDCGGCALNMLFLYERLFDLLEFYEIGEFHMASSLKTENHYDVAVVTGTVSSHRDLELLKHARNHSNYLIALGTCATHGDVQASVELPIREKLKAVYGDEGNPMKALDSKPVVEYVAVDLAIPGCPYDKNELYQALMDIAKGIDPVRPDYPVCVECKLNEYECVLVKKDLPCLGPITLGGCNAVCIKSGLGCIGCRGPLPGEVNPASEYEILKGKGYDDDYIVRKFKTFARWEP
- a CDS encoding DUF257 family protein — its product is MEWEKAAEVMNRILPGETVLVEYTTSYIPEFLLRFFVDYSKRTGTALLIDDNFDTLHTIITHAEFMNLTIDLRDVYVQKTGGRIELGKVVAKVPFHSDPRIYLKNYEETSQRVFKEVPSPTINLVLGLENIFLIVRNPFDVYRILLAIQRFTGNKRRKAFYIVNRKVMESLPVNVLPELERISTTLIELSPYHTGANLRVKKSVNLSLAGKEVNIDARGWE
- the shyA gene encoding NAD(P)-dependent hydrogenase/sulfhydrogenase 2 subunit alpha; the encoded protein is MIIELREFARVEGNGKAEIVIEDGDVKDVRLKIVEGPRFFELLTLGRHYYDVPDLEARICAICYLAHSVASVMGIERAFGVEVPEEIQLLRELGLIGEFLESHALHLYLLVAPDVFGYPDAIRMATKHGELVKEGLALKAFGNRLRELIGGREIHGINVKPGGFGRYPTQEGLEEVERQSEALLRLAKRAVRLFAQLDPYGERVKHFVVTDGYLWGKRLIAEDKEPFHYTERIEERSLVYSFAKQSRYNGEDFFVGALSRLLLKNEMLTPEAKRLFEEHRERLETGYVSYNNLAQAIELVYSLERAGEIAKTLLDRGINGENVPVEPREGEGIGYVEAPRGVLIHHYRTDSEGRITYSNIITPTALNHAMIEASLLREAKALYGEADEGDMIQRLEETVRAFDPCISCSVHLVKL
- a CDS encoding DUF257 family protein; amino-acid sequence: MEAFKKPVLTTKNDMDSLLGQIWPGGMTIIENSASFGGEFILHSFIHYSKRKGMPLVVEDIFDTLQIYATHLELMGVSLKNEDMKVIKVGGVEEVGDVIGRIQFENDPHVYQQKLEDELRKVETKGPYIHLVLGLERLLALQDSAYSTYTLLNLIRRKLGDKRAVNVYLIETSIVEGLRFNPLPMLEDIATSVAELLDDGELIRIKLRKSVFTLTMQKAYILVSPREILRWWE